A window from Oryzomonas sagensis encodes these proteins:
- a CDS encoding MBL fold metallo-hydrolase, with protein MNFRITVLCENSVGPICGTLGEHGFAALIEPSGGEAILFDTGQGLTLLHNARRMNKNLSAVGKVAISHGHFDHTGGLLPYLQEFGPRRVYGHTGIFAPRYRVKDTGECFPIGLSQGRETLESAGATFDLSTAFRELAPGVHLSGEVPRATAFETGDQGLYCDCTGQELDATIDDQSLVLETDRGLVVVLGCCHAGLVNTLEHIAYMTGRRDVYAVIGGTHLAFCSQEQTGKTIQALKEWGIRKIAAGHCTGFAASARLSRELPREFQVALVGYTLEV; from the coding sequence ATGAACTTTCGTATCACCGTCCTGTGTGAAAATTCAGTCGGACCCATCTGCGGCACTCTGGGAGAACACGGCTTTGCCGCCCTGATCGAACCGTCCGGGGGGGAGGCCATCCTGTTCGATACCGGCCAGGGGCTTACCCTGCTGCACAACGCCCGCCGGATGAACAAAAACCTTTCCGCGGTCGGAAAAGTGGCTATTTCCCACGGCCATTTCGATCATACCGGAGGTCTGCTTCCCTACCTGCAGGAGTTCGGCCCCCGTCGGGTGTACGGGCACACGGGTATCTTCGCCCCCCGCTACCGGGTAAAGGATACGGGTGAGTGCTTTCCCATCGGCCTGTCCCAGGGGCGGGAAACATTGGAAAGCGCCGGGGCGACGTTCGATCTTTCGACGGCATTCCGCGAACTGGCCCCCGGTGTCCACCTGTCCGGCGAGGTCCCCCGCGCTACGGCGTTCGAAACCGGTGATCAGGGGTTGTACTGCGATTGCACCGGGCAGGAGCTGGACGCCACGATTGACGACCAGTCGTTGGTGCTGGAGACCGACAGGGGGTTGGTGGTCGTTCTGGGATGCTGCCATGCCGGACTGGTCAATACGCTGGAGCATATCGCCTATATGACCGGCCGGCGCGATGTGTACGCCGTGATCGGCGGGACTCACCTGGCCTTTTGCAGCCAGGAGCAAACGGGGAAAACCATTCAGGCGCTCAAGGAGTGGGGGATCAGGAAGATAGCGGCCGGGCATTGCACCGGTTTTGCCGCCTCGGCACGTCTGTCGCGGGAATTGCCGCGGGAATTTCAGGTGGCGCTGGTCGGGTATACCCTTGAGGTCTGA
- a CDS encoding S10 family peptidase, which translates to MFIPLFLTVLLLAGELHHPCLSAAETTPGIARSAHDDGKSAEKGNKESGPAAETPVVTRHTITMKGKALAYTVTAGELPVQNDAGETEAQIFFVAYSVPTPSPTVKRPLLFIFNGGPGASSVWLHLGAVGPRIVRMLPDGRMPAPPFHLEDNDTTWLEWADLVFIDPVGTGYSRAAKADLTKKFATVLGDVDSLGRFIRLYLGRYERWGGPLFLAGESYGAFRSAGLSEYLLEHGIALNGIVLISSVMNMQPLSFDQGNDLPYPLFLPSYTATAWYHHRLAPQFQADLDKTLAQAESWAATEYTAALVLGDSLPTEKRREVADKLAEFTGLDAAFIANRNLRIDSRSFVRELLRDRQQMVGYLDSRFAAPDLEPSSHRSFDPAVAVIKPPYTDAFNRYIRTELGYKSDLEYFVLGGGIGHWDWEAKNSYADTSDNLRNSFAKNPYMKLFVAMGLFDLATPHFSSTYTLNHLGLTPALQKNISTRRYRAGHMMYLDSTSRGQLNRDVKEFVHKALAGTPHE; encoded by the coding sequence TTGTTCATCCCCCTGTTTTTAACGGTCCTCTTGTTGGCCGGCGAACTTCATCATCCCTGCCTGTCCGCGGCGGAAACCACACCAGGGATCGCCCGGTCGGCCCATGATGACGGAAAAAGCGCGGAGAAGGGGAACAAGGAGTCGGGCCCGGCCGCGGAAACACCGGTCGTAACCCGCCACACCATCACCATGAAGGGCAAGGCGCTGGCCTATACCGTGACCGCAGGCGAGTTGCCGGTGCAAAACGATGCCGGCGAAACCGAGGCCCAGATCTTTTTTGTCGCCTATAGCGTTCCCACCCCTTCGCCCACCGTCAAACGTCCGCTCCTGTTCATCTTCAACGGCGGCCCCGGTGCGTCGTCGGTCTGGCTGCACCTTGGGGCGGTCGGTCCCCGTATCGTGCGGATGCTGCCCGACGGCAGGATGCCCGCCCCTCCCTTTCATCTGGAGGACAACGACACAACCTGGCTGGAGTGGGCTGACCTGGTGTTCATCGACCCGGTCGGCACCGGTTACAGCCGGGCGGCCAAGGCGGATCTGACGAAAAAATTCGCCACGGTCCTGGGGGATGTGGACTCATTGGGGCGGTTCATCAGGCTCTATCTGGGACGCTACGAACGCTGGGGGGGGCCCTTGTTCCTGGCGGGAGAGAGCTACGGGGCATTCCGCTCCGCGGGGCTGTCCGAATACCTGCTTGAGCACGGCATCGCGCTCAACGGCATCGTGCTGATCTCCTCAGTCATGAACATGCAGCCCCTGAGCTTCGACCAGGGCAATGACCTCCCCTACCCCCTGTTCCTCCCCAGTTATACGGCAACGGCATGGTATCATCACCGGCTGGCGCCCCAATTCCAGGCCGACCTGGACAAGACGCTGGCCCAGGCGGAGTCATGGGCGGCAACGGAGTACACGGCGGCACTGGTTCTGGGGGATAGCCTGCCCACAGAGAAACGCCGCGAGGTTGCCGACAAACTGGCTGAATTCACCGGGCTGGATGCGGCCTTCATCGCCAACCGCAACCTGCGCATCGACAGCAGGAGCTTCGTCAGGGAACTCCTCCGCGACCGGCAGCAGATGGTTGGATATCTGGACAGCCGCTTCGCGGCTCCGGACCTGGAACCGTCGAGCCATCGCAGCTTTGACCCCGCCGTGGCCGTCATCAAGCCGCCCTATACCGATGCTTTCAATCGCTATATCCGCACGGAACTCGGCTACAAGTCCGACCTGGAATACTTTGTCCTGGGCGGCGGCATCGGCCACTGGGACTGGGAAGCGAAGAACAGCTACGCCGACACCAGCGACAACCTGCGCAACAGTTTTGCCAAAAACCCCTATATGAAGCTCTTTGTGGCCATGGGGCTGTTCGACCTGGCAACCCCCCATTTTTCCAGCACGTACACCCTCAATCACTTAGGCTTGACGCCGGCACTCCAGAAAAACATTTCAACCCGTCGCTATCGTGCCGGACATATGATGTACCTGGACAGCACCTCCCGGGGGCAGCTGAATCGGGACGTGAAGGAGTTCGTCCATAAGGCGCTTGCCGGAACCCCACATGAGTAA
- a CDS encoding class I SAM-dependent DNA methyltransferase codes for MERKDFDTVASTWDEEPRRVKLAADIGAAIKDTVPLSADWDGMDYGCGTGLLTLDLAPALHSMVGLDSSQGMVDRLTAKCSATGIQNTRAIRCDLEQGKPPVGPFHLVTSAMTLHHIPEIVPLLTSLRGLLHPGGWVALADLETEDGSFHDNPTGVFHHGFSREELEGFLTRAGFTSIAVRRATTMRKGERVYSVLLAVAVNP; via the coding sequence ATGGAACGGAAGGATTTCGATACCGTAGCATCAACCTGGGACGAAGAGCCGCGCCGGGTAAAGCTGGCAGCGGACATCGGGGCGGCCATCAAAGATACGGTCCCGCTTTCGGCGGATTGGGACGGGATGGACTACGGTTGCGGCACCGGCCTGCTGACGCTTGACCTGGCGCCCGCCCTGCACAGCATGGTCGGCCTGGATAGTTCCCAGGGGATGGTGGATCGCCTGACCGCCAAATGCTCCGCGACAGGCATCCAAAATACGCGCGCGATCCGTTGCGATCTGGAACAGGGAAAACCGCCCGTGGGTCCCTTTCATCTCGTCACCAGCGCCATGACCCTGCACCACATCCCGGAGATCGTCCCGCTCCTGACGTCGCTGCGCGGGCTGCTGCATCCCGGCGGCTGGGTCGCTTTGGCTGACCTGGAAACCGAGGACGGCAGCTTCCACGATAACCCGACCGGCGTGTTTCACCATGGTTTCAGCCGGGAAGAACTGGAGGGGTTTCTTACCCGGGCCGGTTTTACCTCCATTGCCGTCCGCAGGGCGACCACCATGCGCAAAGGTGAACGCGTCTACTCGGTGCTGCTTGCCGTGGCTGTCAATCCCTGA